A genomic window from Tolypothrix sp. PCC 7910 includes:
- the psbA gene encoding photosystem II q(b) protein, with protein MTTTLRRGESGNQWDRFSQWITSTENRLYIGWFGVLMIPTLLTATICFIIAFIAAPPVDIDGIREPVAGSLLYGNNIITGAVVPTSNAIGLHFYPLWEAASMDEWLYNGGPYQLIVLHFLIGIFCWLGRQWELSFRLGMRPWICVAYSAPVAAATSVFLIYPIGQGSFSDGMPLSISGTFNFMLVFQAEHNILFHPFHMFGVAGVFGGSLFCAMHGSLVSSSLVRETTEVESINYGYRFGQEQETYSIVAAHGYFGRLIWQYASFNNSRSLHFFLAAWPVVCIWLTALGISTMAFNLNGFNFNQSVLDSQGRVVSTWADVVNRANLGIEVMHERNAHNFPLDLAAGEFIPVALQAPAMHG; from the coding sequence ATGACCACAACTCTCAGAAGGGGCGAAAGCGGTAATCAGTGGGATCGATTCTCGCAATGGATTACTAGCACTGAAAATCGGCTTTATATCGGCTGGTTTGGTGTGTTAATGATTCCCACTTTGTTAACTGCAACCATCTGTTTCATTATTGCCTTTATTGCTGCACCACCAGTTGATATTGACGGTATTCGAGAGCCTGTTGCTGGTTCTTTACTTTACGGTAATAACATCATTACTGGTGCTGTTGTGCCGACATCCAATGCTATTGGTTTGCACTTTTACCCTCTTTGGGAAGCGGCATCTATGGATGAATGGCTCTACAACGGCGGCCCTTATCAGCTAATTGTTTTGCATTTTCTCATTGGTATTTTCTGTTGGCTGGGCAGACAATGGGAACTAAGTTTTCGTTTAGGGATGCGTCCCTGGATTTGTGTTGCTTACTCAGCACCTGTAGCTGCGGCGACCTCAGTGTTCTTAATTTATCCCATTGGTCAAGGTAGCTTTTCTGACGGGATGCCTCTAAGTATTAGCGGCACGTTTAACTTTATGCTTGTATTCCAAGCAGAACATAATATTCTGTTCCACCCCTTCCATATGTTTGGGGTAGCAGGTGTTTTCGGCGGTTCCTTATTCTGTGCAATGCATGGTTCTTTGGTGTCTTCCTCGCTAGTTAGAGAGACGACGGAAGTTGAATCGATTAACTATGGATACAGATTTGGTCAAGAACAAGAAACCTATAGCATTGTAGCGGCTCACGGTTATTTTGGACGATTGATCTGGCAATATGCTAGCTTTAACAACTCTCGTTCGCTGCACTTTTTCTTAGCTGCCTGGCCTGTAGTTTGTATCTGGTTGACCGCTTTGGGTATTAGCACAATGGCATTTAACTTGAATGGATTTAACTTTAACCAATCGGTGCTAGATTCTCAAGGTCGTGTAGTTAGTACATGGGCTGATGTCGTCAATCGTGCCAATTTAGGCATAGAAGTGATGCACGAGCGTAATGCTCACAACTTCCCTCTCGATTTGGCTGCAGGTGAATTCATACCTGTAGCTTTGCAGGCTCCAGCAATGCATGGTTAA
- a CDS encoding amino acid adenylation domain-containing protein, with protein MLSDHKNISIHQLVEFQVSQTPDAVAVIFQNEQLTYRELNQKANQLAYHLRTLGVKPETLVGVCIERSLEMVVALLGILKAGGAYIPLDPTYPPDRLAFIIEDTQIPILLTQEHLQTLVSQHQGHTVYINSDWQNIAQQPTDNPISEVRPNNLAYVIYTSGSTGIPKGVAIEHRNTIALIDWAREFFTPEQLKGVLASTSICFDLSVFELFVTLCCGGKVILAQDALELPNLPAALEVTLINTVPSAIAALLRMEGIPSSVKTINLAGEPLQNALVQQLYQLEHIQQVFNLYGPTEDTTYSTVALIQKGSTEIPSIGRPLPNTEIYLLEVPSRRKNDRLKPVPMGVAGELYISGSGLARGYLNRPDLTSEKFILYSLNQETEVRLYKTGDLAVYLPDGNLKFLGRIDHQIKIRGFRVELGELEATINQYPGIREAVVIPRDGEFGDKRLVAYIVPKTHNDLNLSTLIPQSDNQQLQKWETLWNTTYSNYSEDWAGWNDSFTGQPMLINEVSEWVDVTVERILSLRPQRVLEIGCGKGLLLFRIASHCIQYVGTDISAEAIHYIEQQLRNAQQDYSHVSVSEGVAHELEGLEFASFDTVILNSVIQYFPGVDYLSQVIEKIVKLIKPGGQIFIGDVRSLPLLETFHTAVQLSQAISSLSSHQLQQMIRTRMLHDKELVIHPDFFPALKQRIPRISHVQTLLKRGQSQNELIRFRSDVILHVDVNTYLDAEPLCWDWQKQELSIPFICKFLQEKQPKTLKIINVPNARVFLDVKAVELLAGENKPKTVGQLREALWQIHEQDRVHPEEFWNISQYLPYNVHINWSELHTPSTYDVVLHSQLTTTEQKAILVLPEKPLELKPLTSYANNPLQVNEKNNLVPQLRNYLKEKLPDYMVPSAFVVMESLPLTPNGKIDRRSLPEPKKERPFLSKAYVAPSTVLERQLAEIWSQILEIEQVGIYDNFFELGGHSLLIVQLLTQVEDALQVKIPLFYLLREPTIAGCIKSIDALQNLDSTKPIEEVTKVDLLAEAVLDPEILPEVPFVEPTNEAEHIFLTGATGFLGAFLLHELLQQTSANVYCLIRASNLEEGRYKIQTNLERYMLWSDELNSRIVPLLGDLSRPFLGLNHQTFIDLASKLDLIYHAGAFVNLVYPYNALRATNVLGTQEILRLASLSKVTPVHFISTIDVLKPLIFRNQTLIQEDERLVNGEGLTRAYTQTKWVAEQLIITAQSRGIPTCIYRPGMISGHSQTGANNTNDLMSRIIKGMIQLGSAPDLDQWVNLTPIDYASKAIVHLSRQKDSFGKAFHIVNPQPLSWKQLVNEISSFGYSIKLLPHEQWQAELLLLENSNENVLNPIKSLFTDKHYHNQMTYLETFLMTSQAFDYQNTANGLKGTSITCPPVDSKLLNAYILYFIQSSFLKTSINAPNYNNSLTCESLGTASKWDDYSRAYDPSTLTI; from the coding sequence ATGCTGAGTGATCATAAAAACATTTCCATTCATCAATTAGTGGAATTTCAGGTGTCACAAACCCCTGATGCTGTAGCGGTCATTTTTCAAAATGAGCAATTAACATATAGAGAACTAAATCAAAAAGCCAATCAATTAGCGTATCACCTAAGAACTCTAGGTGTAAAACCAGAGACTTTAGTTGGAGTGTGTATAGAGCGATCGCTAGAGATGGTAGTCGCGCTCTTAGGGATACTCAAAGCAGGTGGTGCTTATATTCCACTCGATCCTACCTATCCCCCAGATCGTTTAGCTTTTATCATCGAAGATACTCAAATTCCTATCCTGTTAACCCAAGAGCATTTACAGACATTAGTTTCTCAACATCAGGGACATACTGTCTATATAAACAGCGATTGGCAGAACATAGCTCAACAGCCAACAGATAACCCTATTAGCGAAGTAAGACCTAACAATCTTGCTTATGTGATTTACACGTCTGGGTCTACAGGTATACCAAAAGGTGTAGCAATTGAACACCGCAATACAATTGCTCTGATTGATTGGGCTAGAGAATTTTTTACTCCTGAGCAATTAAAGGGAGTGTTAGCCTCCACATCAATTTGCTTCGATTTGTCTGTTTTTGAATTGTTTGTCACTCTTTGCTGTGGTGGCAAGGTAATTCTCGCTCAGGATGCCTTAGAGTTACCTAACTTACCAGCAGCATTGGAAGTTACTTTGATCAATACTGTACCATCAGCGATCGCAGCATTGCTCCGCATGGAAGGTATTCCCTCTTCTGTAAAGACTATTAACTTGGCAGGTGAGCCGTTGCAAAATGCTCTGGTACAACAACTTTATCAGTTAGAGCATATTCAACAAGTCTTCAATCTTTATGGGCCCACAGAGGATACAACTTATTCCACAGTAGCTTTGATCCAAAAAGGATCAACCGAAATTCCATCTATTGGTCGTCCTCTACCAAATACAGAAATTTATTTGTTAGAAGTGCCATCACGTAGGAAAAATGATCGGCTCAAACCTGTTCCAATGGGCGTAGCAGGTGAATTATATATCAGTGGTTCTGGGCTAGCTCGTGGTTATCTTAATCGGCCAGATCTAACCTCTGAGAAGTTTATTCTATATTCATTAAATCAAGAAACAGAAGTGCGGCTCTACAAAACTGGAGATTTAGCTGTTTACTTGCCCGATGGTAACCTCAAGTTCCTTGGTCGGATAGATCACCAAATCAAAATTCGTGGCTTTCGAGTGGAATTAGGAGAGTTAGAAGCAACTATCAACCAATATCCAGGAATAAGAGAGGCTGTAGTCATTCCTAGAGATGGTGAGTTTGGAGACAAACGCCTGGTTGCATATATTGTTCCAAAAACTCATAATGATTTGAATTTATCAACCTTAATTCCTCAGTCTGATAATCAACAACTTCAGAAGTGGGAAACTCTATGGAATACTACCTATAGCAACTATTCAGAAGATTGGGCTGGCTGGAATGATAGTTTTACTGGTCAACCGATGCTCATTAATGAGGTGTCTGAGTGGGTTGATGTTACTGTTGAACGGATTCTCTCTTTACGTCCGCAACGAGTTTTAGAAATTGGATGTGGAAAGGGTTTACTCCTATTCCGTATTGCATCTCATTGCATTCAATATGTGGGTACAGATATTTCAGCAGAAGCGATTCACTATATTGAGCAGCAGCTAAGGAATGCTCAACAGGATTATTCCCATGTATCAGTATCTGAGGGCGTAGCTCATGAACTTGAAGGATTAGAATTTGCCAGCTTTGATACCGTGATTCTGAACTCTGTGATTCAGTACTTTCCTGGTGTAGATTATTTGTCTCAGGTTATCGAGAAGATTGTCAAGTTAATCAAACCAGGAGGGCAGATTTTCATTGGTGATGTTCGCAGTTTACCTTTATTGGAAACTTTTCATACCGCTGTCCAACTCAGCCAAGCTATTTCTTCTCTTTCCAGTCATCAACTCCAACAGATGATCAGGACACGAATGCTTCATGACAAAGAACTAGTAATTCATCCTGACTTCTTCCCTGCGTTGAAGCAAAGAATTCCCCGCATTAGTCATGTTCAAACTTTACTCAAGCGAGGTCAATCTCAAAACGAGCTGATTAGGTTTCGCTCTGATGTCATCCTTCATGTTGATGTTAATACTTATTTAGATGCAGAGCCTTTATGTTGGGATTGGCAAAAGCAGGAATTATCAATCCCGTTTATCTGCAAATTTCTTCAAGAAAAACAACCAAAAACTCTCAAGATTATCAATGTACCCAATGCCCGTGTTTTTCTAGATGTGAAAGCTGTAGAACTGTTAGCAGGTGAAAATAAACCAAAAACTGTAGGGCAGCTAAGAGAAGCTCTCTGGCAAATTCATGAACAAGATAGAGTTCATCCTGAAGAATTTTGGAATATTAGTCAATATCTGCCCTATAACGTCCATATCAATTGGTCGGAGTTACATACTCCAAGTACGTATGATGTTGTGCTGCACAGCCAGTTAACAACCACTGAGCAAAAGGCCATTCTAGTACTACCAGAAAAACCATTAGAGTTAAAACCTTTGACTTCTTATGCTAATAATCCTCTTCAAGTAAACGAGAAAAACAACCTGGTTCCACAACTACGTAATTACCTCAAGGAAAAATTACCTGACTACATGGTTCCTTCAGCATTTGTAGTCATGGAATCTTTACCCCTGACACCGAATGGGAAGATTGATAGGCGCTCACTACCTGAACCCAAAAAAGAGCGTCCTTTTTTAAGTAAGGCATACGTTGCGCCTTCTACTGTATTAGAACGGCAGCTTGCTGAAATTTGGTCTCAGATTTTAGAAATAGAACAAGTTGGTATTTACGATAACTTTTTTGAACTTGGAGGACATTCTCTGCTAATAGTTCAACTACTGACTCAAGTAGAAGATGCTCTTCAAGTGAAAATACCTTTGTTCTATCTTCTGAGAGAGCCGACCATAGCTGGATGTATTAAATCGATTGATGCCTTACAAAATTTGGATTCTACTAAGCCTATTGAGGAAGTGACAAAGGTAGATCTATTAGCTGAAGCTGTCTTAGATCCAGAAATTTTACCTGAAGTACCTTTTGTTGAACCAACAAATGAAGCAGAGCATATATTTTTGACAGGTGCAACAGGTTTTTTAGGTGCCTTCCTCTTACATGAACTTCTGCAACAAACATCAGCCAATGTTTACTGTCTTATCCGAGCCTCTAATCTTGAGGAGGGTCGGTATAAAATTCAAACCAATCTAGAGCGTTATATGCTTTGGAGTGATGAGTTAAATTCTAGGATAGTTCCACTGTTAGGCGATTTATCAAGGCCTTTTTTGGGATTAAACCATCAAACATTCATCGACTTAGCTAGTAAGCTCGATCTTATTTATCATGCTGGAGCTTTTGTTAACCTAGTTTATCCTTACAACGCACTGCGAGCTACCAATGTTTTAGGTACACAAGAAATTCTTAGATTAGCAAGTTTAAGCAAAGTGACACCGGTTCATTTTATCTCGACAATTGATGTACTGAAGCCACTAATCTTTCGCAATCAAACGCTGATTCAAGAAGATGAACGATTGGTAAATGGTGAAGGTTTAACTAGAGCTTATACTCAAACCAAATGGGTTGCCGAACAGTTAATAATAACCGCCCAATCTCGCGGCATTCCTACCTGTATATACAGACCTGGAATGATTTCTGGTCATAGTCAAACAGGCGCTAATAATACAAATGACCTGATGTCCAGAATTATCAAAGGTATGATTCAACTGGGAAGTGCTCCAGATCTAGATCAATGGGTGAATCTAACTCCGATAGACTATGCTAGTAAAGCAATTGTGCATTTATCAAGACAAAAAGACTCTTTCGGGAAAGCCTTCCATATTGTGAATCCTCAACCATTGTCTTGGAAACAGCTTGTGAATGAAATTAGCAGTTTTGGCTACTCGATTAAATTGCTACCACATGAACAATGGCAAGCAGAGTTACTTTTATTGGAAAATTCCAACGAAAATGTTTTGAATCCTATTAAATCGCTCTTCACTGATAAACATTATCATAACCAAATGACTTATTTGGAAACATTCCTAATGACATCTCAAGCTTTTGACTATCAAAATACTGCTAATGGACTGAAAGGTACTTCCATTACTTGTCCGCCAGTGGATAGTAAGCTTTTAAATGCTTATATTTTGTATTTTATACAAAGTAGTTTTCTCAAAACTTCTATAAATGCTCCTAACTACAATAACTCCTTGACCTGTGAATCACTTGGAACAGCAAGCAAATGGGATGATTACAGTAGGGCATATGATCCATCCACTCTTACCATATAG